The nucleotide window TGGGCCTGATCGGTGATCGTCGTCAGGTCCGCGAACGCGTCGACGGTGAGATCGCGCGTCCGGCCGTACATCCAGGTCTGCAACCCGAGAATCGAGTCCTGGATCGCCGGACAGTAGATCGGCACGCCAGCCTCGTGGGCCGCGGCGGCGACGCCCGCGTCGGCGTCGATGTCCTCCTCGTCGTTGACGCGACTGTTCGCCCGCCCCAGCGCGGCGGTCACGTCTTCGATTGAGACGGGATCCCCGCCGGTCAGCGGTTCGAAGACGTGCTCACGACAGTGGGCCTCGAACGCGGCGAACTGCTCCTGAGGAAGATACACGTCGTAGATCCGGTCGACTTCGGCGTCGCGAAGCGCCTCGTCGTGGGCGCGACTCTCCTCGCCGTCGGGCCCGACTGCGCCGTGGTGGTGATGCCCACCGATCGCCTCGATGGTGTCGTGGGTGAGCGTTGCGCCGGTCGTGACGAGCGCGTCGACGTGCCCGTCGCGGATCAACTCGGCGACGATCGAGCGCATCCCCAGCGGGACCATCGCGCCCGCGAGGCCGAACAGCGTGGTCACGTCCTCCGAAAAGAGCGACTCGGCGACGTCGACCGCTTCGGCCAGATTGCCCGCGCCCGCGCCGGCCTCGCGATATCCCGCGACGAGGTCGTCGACGGTCATGCCCGCCCGCGCTTCGGCGTGGCCGATCGGGTCGTGATCGAACGGGCCGCGATCCTCGTGCTGGTGATCCTCGGTCATACCGTGTTCAGGCCGGTCGGGCGCTTCAAGCCCGCGATACGGTGCCTGGGCCCCTGCCGTCAGCGGCGGTCGCCGAGCGGCTGGATTCGATACCAGACGACGAACCCGGCGAATACGACCGTAGAGCCGAGGAGGAAGCCGACGACGAACACGATTCGACCAGGTGATCCGGTCGTGAGACTGGCCAGGCCGAGTCGTCGAAGCGCGGCCGCCACGGTGAGCGCCCCGGCAGCCCCACCGAACACGAGAGCGAGAGCGGCGACGACCGTTTCGAGTGCAGACCTCCCTCGCTCGACGAGTTCGGCGCTGATGCGTTCTGGGTGCATGGGTCGAATCGCCACTCACAGCCCGGTCGGATGGTCGATCCAGGTGGTCTCCAGGTCCCACGATTCCATTCGATCGGCGAGTGCGCGCACGCCGAGCGTCTCGGTGGCGTAATGCCCCGCCGCGATCACGTTCAGTCCGCGCTCGCGGGCCTCGTGATAGACTGGCTGGCTCACTTCGCCGGTAACCAGGAGGTCCGCGCCCGCCCTCGCGGCCGCTCCCAGGTAGTCCCCGCCCGCGCCGGTGACGATGGCGACCGATTCGACCTGGTCGGGCCCGTGATCGAGCGTTCGAACCGTCCCGTCGCCGGTGTCGAGGTCCGTGGAAAGGTCCTCGGCGATCGCATCCAGCGGGCGGCCCGCGGGCAACCGGCCCGACTGGCCGACCGGGAGGTCGGTCCCATCGAGGGTGATCGGCGCGCGATTGCCCAGATCGAGGCGGTCCGCGAGGCGCGCGGCGTTGCCGAGTTCGGGATGGCCGTCGAGCGGGAGGTGCATCGCATAGAGTGCACAGCCCCCCTCGATCAGGCGCGCGACGTGGTCGTAGGTCCGCCCGGTCACCCGATCGAGGCCACCCCAGACGATGCCGTGGTGGACGACCAGGAGGTCGGCGTCGCGATCGACCGCGGTCTCGACGGTCGTGCTCGCGGCGTCGACGGCGACGGCGATGCGGTCGACGTCGGGATCGGGGCGGTCCGTGCTCGTGGCGAACGATCCGTCGGGCCCGACCTGACAGCCGTTCGCACTCGGGTCGAGATCGGCGTAGCCCGCGACGTCGAACGGCTCGGCGAGTCGGTCACAGACTGTCGAGAGCTGCATAGCGGGGCCTTCGACAGCCGACCTGTTGGGTGTTCGGGTCGCTACGCGGTGTCGAGGCGATACCGGACGGTCTCGACGCCCTCGAACTGCGGGCCGGTCCCGACGCGCTCGAACCCCGCGTTCGAAACCACGTCGCGGACCGTCTGTTCGGGCTGAGGGATGAGTACCTCGACGCGCATCGATTCCTGGCGGGCGAATCGGACGGGTTCGTCGAGAAGGCGATCGCAGGCGTCTTCGGCCCCGTCGAGTTGGGTGACGTGGACCGTCTGATCGCGGGCGTCGAAACTGACGAATCCGCGGATCGACTCGTCGTCTTCGGCCACGCGCACGGTGCGATCGTGGATCAGGTTCACCATCACGTCCCGGGGACTGTCGGTGAGGTTCGCCAGCGTCTCGGCGTCGGCTTCGACGGCGTCCCGGATGTCCATGTCGGCGGGACACTCCGCTGGCACTTACCGTTTGTCACGGGGTGGGTCGGTCACAGTTCGAGTGGCGTCTGATCGAAGACTTGATCGAGAAGTCGCCGTGCCTGCGTCCGTGCCGCGGCGGAGCCGACGAAGACGCCGGAACCGTACACTCCGACCCCGATGCCGACCAGAACGAGCGTTTCGACGTCGGTTACCGACTGGAACTGCCTTCGCAGGAGCGCGACCACGACCGCCATCGTGGCAGCACTCGCTACCTGGACGCCGATCGTCCGCCAGTCGACACCGAATCCGACGATTCGGTGGAGAATACGGCCCGCGAGGACGGTCCCGAGAAGCACAGTCACGGCCGTCGCGACCGCGGCTCCGATCGCCCCGAACTGCCAGGCCAGGACGACGTTGAGGGTAAGATTGACTGCGATGAACACGATCGAGATGCGGAATGTCGCGTCCGGGCGGTCGATCGCATTCAGCGACTGCATCAGGAACGTCTCGTAGGCCTGGCCGAGACGGCCGACCGCCAACACGGCCAGGATCGTCGCGCCGGCGGTGAACTCCGGCCCGTAAATCGCGAGGATGTCTTCACCGAGAACGATCGCGCCGGCCACGCCAGGGATGGCGAACAGTCCGGCGAAGGTGGTCACCGTCGTGAGCGTACTCGCGATTTCGTCGGTCCGGCCCTCGGCCGCGTGGCGACTCAGGTACGGGAAGACGACCTTGCTCATCGCGGAGGGCAACAGGATGAACGCGGCGCTGATCCGCCACGAGATCTCGTAAACACCGATCGCGGAGTCTGCGACGAAAAAGCCCAGCACGAGGACGTCCATCCAGGAGTATGCATACGGCTTGATCGTCGTCAGCCAGGCGTACTTGCCGTAGTCGTACAGGTGTCGGAGGTGCTCTCTGGTCGGGCGGGCGATACCGAGCGAACTCACTGCGAGGATCGCCACCGAGATGACTGCCGCCGCGGCGATCTCACCCACCAGCAGGCCGACCAGCTTGAACCCGGCGACGACGAGGACGACTTGCAGACCGATCCGGAGCAGTTCCCAGGCCCCGCCGACGAGCGCGGCGAGTTCGACTCTGTGTTCGCCACGAAGGATCGCCCTGAGAAACGTTCCGATGCCCTTGAAAACGAACAGCGCAGCCACGAGCATGGTTCCCTGGAAGCCCAGGTAGGCGTCGACCCGCCCTCGAAAGAGCACGAGCACGGCGACGATCACTGCCAGCAGAGCAATCTGGAGGGTCGTGCCGGCCGTGAAGTACGCGTCCTGGTCGGTGTCCTCGCTGATGCGCTTCTGGGTCGTCCCCCGGATCCCCTTGGTCGGGATCAACAGCCAGTTGACCAGTGCGAGTGCGAGAAAGTACTGTCCGAGCGTTCCCGATCCGAGCAATCGCGCGAAGTAGATCGTCGCGACGAAGCCCACCACCGTCTGGAGCATTTCGACGCCGAACTGCAGCGCCGAGGACCGAGCGAGTTTCGCCATCTCAGCCCTCCAGATACGCCGCCCAGACCGTGTCGCGAATCCTCTCGTGAGTCTGGTCGATCGGCCGTGTCGTGTCGATCACGCGCGTCTGCTCGTTGGCGCACTCCTGGAATAGCTCTCGACGATCGCGGAGGTAGTCGATCGGGTCGGCGTCGATGTGGAGTCGATCGAGCATTTCGCCGGTGTCGTCTTTCCGGTCGGCGGCGACCTCGGCTGGCACGTCCATCAGGAAGGTCACGTCCGGCGTCGGCAACCACGAGTCGATCAGCGTCGCGGGACGCTCGCGGTAGAGCCCGTCGTAGTGGAGTTCGACGCACTGATCGAGGACGTAGCGATCGATGCAGACGACTCGTCCCGATCGCAGGTGCGGGTAGATGTACCGGGCGAAAAACAGGAGGTGATCGATCAACAGGAAATACCCCCAGATCCGTCTCAGGACTGCGCTGCGGTGGTAGTCCTTACGTCGCCAGCCCAGCGTGACGTACAGCACGCCCATGAACGGATACGATAAAAAGGGCCGCCACCGCGCCCAGACGTGAGTCGCGTCGACGCCTGCCGCCTCGAACTCCGCGACGAGTCGCTCGGCCTGGGTCGTCTTGCCCGAGCCGTCGATGCCCGAAAAGCAGATCAGTGCGCCGCCGGTCCCGACCGGTCCGACGCCGGCCTCTCGACGGGTGATCCCGACTAGATCACCGAGCGATAGCCGTCGCGTGCTGGGATATCGGAGCAGTTTGTAACTGATCGGGACGACGGCGACGAGGCCGCCGAGACCACCGACTGCGAGGAGGGCCCCGAGGATCTCCCGTCCGAGTGCGCCGAGACCGATCGCACCGCCGATCACGGCGAGCGGTCCCGCGAGCAAAGTGAGTCCGATGGTCGCGTCGCGTCGTCGACTCATGCTTCCCCCAGGAGGACCTTCGAGGCGGCCGTCAGCCCGTGAGACTGGAAGTCTTTCAGCGTCTCGTGAGTCGTGCACTGTCTCGCGACGCGGGGGACGTGGTGGACTGCCGAGGCCATCGTCGGCAGCCAGGTCGGGAACACGACGGGGAACGATCGCGGCCGCGAGCGCTCGAACCACCGATCGACGAGCCGCGTGATCCACGATCGTGGGATGGCGTCGAACACTCGATCGGGCACTCCCCCGCGACCGGTGGCCGTCAGATACTCGTCGAGAACGAGCAAGTAGGCGTAGAGTGCGTCGACACACCCGTACGAGCGGGCCGCCTCGATCGCGATCGCCCAGTCGACCGATTCGGTGTCGACGATTGCGACGCCGTGGTAAAGTTCTGCGAACGTGATCGAGCAATGCGAGTAGGCGTGGGTCGCGACGAGATACAGGTCGTCGGCGGGGGCCGGCGTCCGCTGGCCGTCCGCGTTCGCGCGCTCGACGACCCGTTCGGCGTCGCAGACGACCTTTCGGATCCACATCGCGTCGGGGTAGATGTCGACTGGCCGTGGATCTGCGGGTGAGCGCTTGGCCATGACCTTTCGTGGGTGCGCGAGCAGGCGAAAGCCGTAGAACTCGAACCCCTCCGCGGCGAGAACGCGGGCCGCGAGCGCCTGCTCGCGAGGGTCGGGGACGAGCAGGTCGACGTCGCTCATCGTCGCGCTGGGCGTCCGGAGGTTCTTCATCGAGGCGTACGCGACGCCGGCGTCGTTCAACAGCTCGCAGACGTGCTGGAACCGCTCGCGGCGTTTCCGACGGTGGGCAGCCTGGTCGTCGGCCTCGTCCGGTGGCTCCGGAAGCAGTTCGAGTGAGAGTTTGTTCGCCCGGAGCACCTCTGCATCCGGTGGGTCGCCAACCCGATCGACCGCCGGGTCGACCAGGCCGGCGATCGCCGCCGATTCCGGCGCGTATCCCCTCTCTGCGAGCGTGGCGTCTCCAATCGTGTGCTCCATGGTGGTTACCGGTATCCGAGATCACGCAATCGCTGTTCCAGCTCTGCATCGACGATCTCGCGATCGTCGGCACTGGCCTCGTGCTCGGTTCGGTGCGTCGATCGCCAGTCGTCGAGGCGGTCGGCCAGCCGCTCGGCCGTCTCTGGCGACCGTTCGATCATGTTCTCGCGTTCCTCCGGATCCGAACGCAGATCGTACAGTTCTCGCTCGCCACCGTGGACGACGTGACACCCCTCGCAGACTGCCGAGTCACCGACCGTTTCGATGTACTTGTACCGGTCCGTCCGGATCGCAGCCTTGCGCTGGGTGTGGGCCTCTTCGACGATCACGGCGTCTCGTGTGGGGTCGCCGTCGCGGATCGTCCCGAGCAGGGAGTGCCCGTCGACGTCCGGGAGGGGATCGTCGAACAGAAAGTCACAGAGTGTCGGCGCGATGTCGACGTGCTGGACGAACTCGTCGACCGTCCGGGCCGGCAGATCGGGGTGAGACAGAATCATCGGGACGTGGATCGTCGCGTCGTAGAGTCCGTGATGATCGAAATAGATCCCGTGTTCACCGAACGACTCGCCGTGATCGCCCAGCACAACGTACAGCGTCGGCCGGTCCGTCGCTTCGTCGACCCTTTCGTCGAGGCGACGGAGTTGCTCGTCGACGAATCGGACGGCCCCGACGTACCGGTCGTACGGGTCGTCCGGGTCGCCCTGCACGTACTCGTCTGGCACCTCGTAGGGGGCGTGCGTGTCCCAGAAGTGAACGAAGGTGTACGTCGGTGACGTTCCGGTCTCGACGGCGTCGATCGCTGCGTCGACGACGTCGTCTGCGGAATCCGGAAGCCACCCACCAGCCTGGACGCTCGGTTCCGACACCTGGAAGTATGCCCGACGGAACACACTCACGAGACTCGGTGGGGCCCTATCGAGAGACCATTCGAGCAGTGCCGACGGCACAGACCGCCGTCTACCACCCGATCGGTCGCGGTCCCGTTGGTCGGTCGACTCGTCGAGTTTGCCGCTGTACTGGTCGTACCCCGATTCGTGCCAGTTGCCGAGCCAGTCGATCGCGCTGGTCTCGTAGCCCTGCGCTCGGAACCGTTCCTGGAGAAAGGGTAGGTCGTCCAGAACCTCAATATCGCGTTCCGTGAGGTTCGTTCCGTGATTGTAGACGCCCGAAGTCGCCGGATACGTGCCAGAGTACAGCGACGCCAGCAGCGGTTCGGTCGCGTTGATCGGTGAAAACGCCCGCTCGAACTCGACGCCACTCACGGCGAGGTTCGTCATCCAGGGGGCAGTCTCCGCTGTGACTACGTCCGGCCTGAGTGCGTCGACGACGACCACCACCACGTTCGGCGTTTGAGTTTGGTCCATGTATCGAACGAACTGTCGCGATACCGATTCGTAGTCTGTCGGTTTGTGGATGTCCTGCATAACGATTTCGACTGCCGAACGGCGACACCTCCCGACCGGTCGTCCTCGGTTCCCACCCAGACCGGTGACGACGGTGTCGCTGCGAGGCGTGATCTCTCATAGCTTTCAAGACCGCCGCCCGCTATGGCCGGTATATGCCGGTCTGGCGCACTCTCGACCGCCTCGCTGATCGATGGGGGGCCGTCCTCGTCGGAACTGCTCTCTTTTTCCATCTCTTGCCGATCGTTTTCAACGCTGGCCTGCCACCGATCGACGGTGACTCGGCACTCTTTCAGTACATGGGGTGGTCCATGACTCAGGGGGGATTGCCATACGTCGACATCTGGGATCTCAAACCGCCCCTGATATACTATGTCACGGCTGGCCTCGGGGCGCTCACACGCGGGAACGTCCACGTCTTGCACCTTGCAGGGGTTTCGTTGACGACCGCCACGGCGGTCGGATCCGTCCTTGCCCTCGGCACGATCACCCATCGCCAGACTGGTGATCGGAAACTGGCTCTCGCGGCCGGTCTTTCTCTCCTTTCGCTCCCGGCGTTCTATCAAATTCCACTCGGTGGGGTCCGACCGAAATACTTCGCACTGCTGTTTGGATTGGTTGGCCTCTATCTGATCCTCGAAGAGCACCCGGGACTCGCCGGCGCGTCTACGGCCATCGCGGCGGGGTTCTGGCACTGGGCGGCGATATACCCGCTGCTCGCGGTCGCCATCGCGATCCTACGGTCGAGACGTCAGGCACTCTGGGTCGTCGCCAGCGGGCTGGTCGTCACGATTCTCGTCCTCGTCCCGTTCGCGGTCCGCGGGGCGCTGGACACGATGATCGCTGAAGTGGTCCTCACGATGCTTCTCGTCGGATCGGAGTCGCAATTCGTCGGCATACGCGTGGTGAAACTGTTCGTGGTGTACGGATACGGCTCGATCGTCGTCCCGCTGGGCGTGCTCGGTGCAGCGATGACGCTCACACGGCGCTACAGACGGGACTGGTGGATTGCGGCCGGGACTGGGTGGTTCCTCGTCCAGATCCTCGTCGTCGATTTCGACTGGCGAGCCGACCTCCTTCACCTGGCGGCGTTTTTCGCGCTGGGAATCGGTGTCCTGGGATCCCACCGCGACCTGTGGCGTCGACTCTCGGATCGGCTTGTTGATGCGGTCTCTGGTCGGTCGAGTGCTCGATTTCTCGTCGCTGGTCTCGACCGGCACAGTGGGCCATCGATCGTCCTCGGGGTGGCCATTCTGGCCGCGCTCGCTGGTCCGGTGTGGGCCGGTGGGATGGAACTCGTCGTGGACGTTCTGCCCCTCGGTCCGATCGAGCCGTGGATTCCGCACAAGGCACCTGTCGTCGATCTGTTCCGGACGCTGACCAGGGGGTCTGCGACGGTCGAACCACCACCTCGGTATGGGCTGCCCGATCTTCAGGACCTGTTCCTTTCGAAGTCCTCGGTACCGGAGTGTCACGTTCGTCTCTCTACGACGGAACGGAATCTCATGGAGGCACTCGAGGTCACTCACGAAACGACGCCCTGTGGCGACTTCGATCGGTACTGGGAGGCTCTGGTGGGGTGAGGCCCGATCGACGGTCGCGGTCGATTTGTACCGTCGATCGCGGGTCGATCTGCCGAGAGGTGAATATTTGGGGCAGTGGCGTTGAGTGCAGGCCATGACGAACGTGTTCCGGAAACTCGGTGTCGCCGCCGACGCGATCCGACTCGCGATTCATGGTCCCATCTACACGGCTACGCTCGACGATCGATCCGCGTCCTTCCTCGTGACGACGCCACGAGAGTATCATCACGCCCGACGGTTCACGGGCGAACGAGAGATCCTCCGCACCTTTCTCGACACGATCGAGAGTGACGATCACGTCCTCGACGTCGGTGCCAACGTCGGGGTGTTTTCGGTCTTTGCGCTCGCGGCGCTCGATTCCGGCCGAGTCACCGCCGTCGAGCCACACCCACCGACGGCGGTTCGTCTCCGGACGAATCTGGCCCAGAACGGACCGGAGTCGTCCTGGACGGTGCGAAATCACGCACTCGGGGCCGAGGATACGACGGCCGGGTTCCACCTCGAAAACGATATGAGCGGGTTCCCTTCGAATCACCTCGCGAGTGACGGCGAGACGACCGTCACCGTTCGGCGGGCGGCGACACTCATCGACGAGGACGAAATCACCGTTCCCGATGTCGTAAAAATCGATGTCGAAGGGGCCGAAGGGAGCGTTCTCGACGGCTTCGGGGAATTCCTCTCTGAGGTACGATCGGCGTTCGTCGAGGTGCATCCGACCGCTGGCGTCTCCACCGAGTCGATCGAGTCCCGACTCCAGGCGGCGGGGTTGACGATCACCGAACGGACGGTTGCCGAGAACGAGAACACGCCGATGCTCGTCGCGGAACGGTGATAGCCGGACTGTCGTGAATTGGGGGCCGTCTGTCGAGATCATCGGATCCCGACGGCTGACAGTCTCCGTCGTGTTTGGTGATGATGTGGTACCGTCGGATCGACGTATACCCCGGCCATCGAATGGTGCGATTCCCCGATCGATATGACTCTCCAGGCCTCTGGCGAGTCGACCCGAATACGGCCGACAATCTTTTGGTCGAGACAAGCTTTAAATCGTCTATTCGTGACGAGCGTCGCTTTGGTCGTGCTGGATACGGTCCGGAAAGACCTGTTCGATGAACTGTTCGACTGGCTTCCTGGGGTGGCCGTTGAGAACGCATACTCACCAGCGAATTTTACGTCCCCTGCGCACGCCTCAATGTTCACGGGCACCTATCCGTCACGGCACGGTGTCACACCACGACAAAAGTCACTTGACTCCGCTGACACCGTTCTCGCAGAACGACTCGACGAGATGGGCGTCAAAACTGTCGGAATATCCACCAACACTCATATATCGAGGTACTGGGGATTCGACCGAGGGTTCGATCTGTTCTCCGAACGGTCTGAAACGGGTCGGATGCTCTCACAGTCGAACGTCGATTGGATACAGCTCGTCCGGGACGCTGATTCCCGTTCGGTGGTCGAAGTGTTGGAAGCGTGTCTCCGATCGGGCCACTCAGTCAAATCGCTCTGGGTGGGGGCGGAACTGAAATACTACGATCACCCCGTTCTCGGGACACTGTTTTCGGGAGCGCAGGATTCTGGAGCAACCGCCGTCCAGAGTTTCATCGAAGACCGGTGCGTCCGCGATCCGGAGTTCCTTTTCGTGAATCTCATGGAGGCTCACAGTCCCTATGATCCGCCTGAAAAGTACTGGTCGGGGGATGGCGTTCAGCTGTCTGGCCTCGCTGAGTCGTTGGGTACTGCGCCCTCTACGGAGACGATCGATCGGGCCTATCGGGCGGCCTGCCGGTACCTTTCCGACAAGTACGAACGAATCTTCGACGATATCCGTGACGAGTATGACTATATTATAACATGCTCGGACCACGGCGAACTCCTGGGCGAACACGGGTACTACGCCCACGAGTACGGTCTCTATCCAGAATTAGTTCAGGTGCCACTGGTGATCTCTGGACCGTCGGTCCGTGATCGGTCAGTCGATAACCTGCTGAGTCTGACTGGTATTTTTGATCTCGTCGTGGACCTTTTCCACGGGGCGACCGTCCGTGACGCCCTCGATGTCGTCTCCGAAGATCGCTGTTTCACGGAATTTCATGGACTCGATCCGAACCGTCGAGATCGCCTGATTTCTGAGGGGTACTCGTCTGACGTTCTCGCCTCCCACGATACGGTTCTCGCGGGTGCTGCTGACTCTGCGGGATACGTGTATGGGGGTGTCGACGGATTCGAGGGCGACTCCGATGACGATGCTCTTCTGTCGGCCGCCCAGGAACACCGTGATCGTCTCGTGATCGATCCGAGTGAGACTGATACGCACCCGGCTGATTTGCCTGAAGACGTTCGCCGTCAGCTCGATACTCTGGGGTATATTTAAACATCTCCCGAGTGGTGAGTTATTTTCTGCATACAATTTATCAACTGCCAATTCACCATTTAATTTAATACACCTCCGTCACCATATTTGTTACTTTATCGGACAGTAGCTTTTTACCTGAATGCTGTGGGTATCCCCTATGATGGAGTGGTGTCGGCCGCCCGTTCGCGCAGATCGGTCGACAGACCTGAACAGCGGCGTTATGTCGATCGATGCGCCGATCCGATTGGACGACGATCACGCGTCGCTGGTGGGCGACGGGACAGTCTTGAAACCGACCTACGAGGGGCCTGCGGTCGTCGTGGAGGGGTGTACGTCCGCGTTCGTTTCTGGGCTGATCGTGGAACATATCGGTGGGGAAGCGACCGAGAAAGCCAACGGAATCGAGGTTCGAGATGCGACAGACACCCGAATCGAGCACTGCCAGATCAGAGACACACCACGGATCGGTGAGCCCGGAACAAACGATGCGATCGGTGGTGGATCGGGAATCTGTGTCGCGTCCGACGCTCGTGGAACTATCATTCGCGACTGTGCGACCGTCGACTGTGGCTGGCGAGGAATCGAAGTCGGCGGAACGCAAACACGCATCGAGCGGTGCCGGTCCCGAGGCCAAGTCGATCGCGGTGTGAGTGGTGACGTCCAGTATCCCGGGGTCGATCCAGAGTTCGACGCCGCTGCGTCTCAGCTGGTCATTCGGAACTCCACTTTCGAAGGTGGCCCCCACCCGGCCGCTCCGATCGGATTTACCGGTGCGCGGCAGGTCCTGGTCGACGATTGTTTCACGACCACCGAGTCGGGTCGCCGTGGTGTCGCGGCACGGAACAGCGATCAGGTGACGATCCGCAATTCACATTTCGTCGGCGGTGGGCCCGACCCCCAGGACGGCATCTTTTCCTCGTCAGATGGGACGAAAATAGTCGACAATGATATCTGTGGCTTCGAATTCGGCGTTCGAGCGAGCGGGCGGAAAACGATCATCTCGGAGAACGTCATCACCGAGTGTGAATATCCGATAATCGATCGAAAGGATCGGTCGATCCGTCGGCAGAACAATCTCGTGTACGATCGTCGGACCGGACGAACCGGTGAGCTGATCAAACGCATTCGTTTGCTCTCGCGGAGGTTCTGATGAACGTCGCCATCATCGTCATGGACTCGGTGCGGGCAGCCGACGTCGACGAGACGACGATGCCGACTCTGTCGTCGATGACGTCCCGAACTGCGCTCGCACCTAGCAGTTGGACGCTCCCGACGCACGCATCGCTGTACTCGCTGAAATCTCCGATCGCCCACGAGACGACTCGTCCGACCGACCGCCTCACGGATCACGCGTTCGTCGACGCCATCCGGGCGGCGGGGTTCACTGTCGGCGGGTTCTCGGAAAATCCGTATTTTAGCGCCCGGTTTGGGTTCGCAGAACCGATCGATTATTTCGACGACGACATCCATCACAAACCTCGGCGGTCTGGGTACTCGTTCAAGCGCCTGGTCGAACGAGAGCCGTCTCGGCCGAAACGATACGTTCGTGCCGCCCACCACCTGCTCCACTCGAACGAGCGTGTCGCAGACCTCCACAACGGCATTCGCTTCGTCCGGGGGACGGACGATCGTCGTCGGCAGTTCTACGGTGACCGTGTCCTCTCTCACGCTCGTGACTGGCTCTCGACCGGATCGGAGGACAGCGTCGCCATCATCAATCTCCTCGACGCACACCAGCCACACGTCCCGACGAAATACAGCGATGCTCTCGGCTACGACTTTTCTGAGCCAGAAATCCGTGCTCTCGATCGCTTCGATGGCATGGAGTTTCTTTCGGGACAACGGATCGATGATTGTGACCATCTCGCACCGTTCGACACCTGGGACGAACTGTTCGAGCGACTCCACGCCGCCTATCGAACGCAAATCAGATACCTCGACGACATCGTCTCCGAGTTCATCCGCTCTTGCGACGACGTCGTCCCG belongs to Halococcoides cellulosivorans and includes:
- a CDS encoding FkbM family methyltransferase, whose translation is MTNVFRKLGVAADAIRLAIHGPIYTATLDDRSASFLVTTPREYHHARRFTGEREILRTFLDTIESDDHVLDVGANVGVFSVFALAALDSGRVTAVEPHPPTAVRLRTNLAQNGPESSWTVRNHALGAEDTTAGFHLENDMSGFPSNHLASDGETTVTVRRAATLIDEDEITVPDVVKIDVEGAEGSVLDGFGEFLSEVRSAFVEVHPTAGVSTESIESRLQAAGLTITERTVAENENTPMLVAER
- a CDS encoding sulfatase-like hydrolase/transferase; translated protein: MLDTVRKDLFDELFDWLPGVAVENAYSPANFTSPAHASMFTGTYPSRHGVTPRQKSLDSADTVLAERLDEMGVKTVGISTNTHISRYWGFDRGFDLFSERSETGRMLSQSNVDWIQLVRDADSRSVVEVLEACLRSGHSVKSLWVGAELKYYDHPVLGTLFSGAQDSGATAVQSFIEDRCVRDPEFLFVNLMEAHSPYDPPEKYWSGDGVQLSGLAESLGTAPSTETIDRAYRAACRYLSDKYERIFDDIRDEYDYIITCSDHGELLGEHGYYAHEYGLYPELVQVPLVISGPSVRDRSVDNLLSLTGIFDLVVDLFHGATVRDALDVVSEDRCFTEFHGLDPNRRDRLISEGYSSDVLASHDTVLAGAADSAGYVYGGVDGFEGDSDDDALLSAAQEHRDRLVIDPSETDTHPADLPEDVRRQLDTLGYI
- a CDS encoding right-handed parallel beta-helix repeat-containing protein — encoded protein: MEWCRPPVRADRSTDLNSGVMSIDAPIRLDDDHASLVGDGTVLKPTYEGPAVVVEGCTSAFVSGLIVEHIGGEATEKANGIEVRDATDTRIEHCQIRDTPRIGEPGTNDAIGGGSGICVASDARGTIIRDCATVDCGWRGIEVGGTQTRIERCRSRGQVDRGVSGDVQYPGVDPEFDAAASQLVIRNSTFEGGPHPAAPIGFTGARQVLVDDCFTTTESGRRGVAARNSDQVTIRNSHFVGGGPDPQDGIFSSSDGTKIVDNDICGFEFGVRASGRKTIISENVITECEYPIIDRKDRSIRRQNNLVYDRRTGRTGELIKRIRLLSRRF
- a CDS encoding sulfatase-like hydrolase/transferase; amino-acid sequence: MNVAIIVMDSVRAADVDETTMPTLSSMTSRTALAPSSWTLPTHASLYSLKSPIAHETTRPTDRLTDHAFVDAIRAAGFTVGGFSENPYFSARFGFAEPIDYFDDDIHHKPRRSGYSFKRLVEREPSRPKRYVRAAHHLLHSNERVADLHNGIRFVRGTDDRRRQFYGDRVLSHARDWLSTGSEDSVAIINLLDAHQPHVPTKYSDALGYDFSEPEIRALDRFDGMEFLSGQRIDDCDHLAPFDTWDELFERLHAAYRTQIRYLDDIVSEFIRSCDDVVPIVTSDHGQMLGEEGWFDHHGVLHPKAVEVPFFVGEGAESELTGETVHGLVAEVFAHLTDGVTPVIGSGETLVASDGIARQVDSGWTLDEGPTSRLSTDDLLCRRVARPSDSLTTIFESPWSSSEIHVKQYERSGEAGRQLVDRCPYDGQLEASVASWLRASPEAYGSIDSTTADRLDRLGYL